The sequence GGTTTGGTGCTTCTGGGCCTGGTGATGCTGCCATCCGTTCGACGGGCACTTGATGTAACTCAGCACTCCTGAGAGCCTGTAAATCGATGGACGATGGACGACTTGCGACTGGCGATGTGCAGCTTTTCATAAAAGTCTCCCTGTTACCCATTCGACTCCGCCCAGGGCATGCTTTTGCCTTTTGCCTTCTGCATATAACCTGCCACTTGATTCTTTCATACTTTGATGATGCCAACTGCCAACTGCTAACTGCTCCTGGAAACTCAAGACCGGCTTCCACCAGTCCTATCGGTTCTCTTTCAATCAACACTGATATTTGCTATCCTGATCGCGTATGGTTTGGATACTCTTTCTTGCGGGACTTCTTTGTCTCATTGCCGGTGCTGAGGCGCTGGTGCGGGGCTCTTCGCGCATTGCAGCTATCCTCGGAATGCAACCCCTGGTGATTGGGCTGACCGTCGTGGCTTTTGGAACAAGTTCTCCCGAACTGGCCGTCAGCATCAAGTCGTCGCTCTCGGGAGATGCAAGCATTGCTGTGGGAAATGTGGTGGGGTCCAATATTTTCAACGTTCTCTTCATTCTGGGAATCTCAGCCATTATTGTGCCCTTAACGGTATCCCAAAAGCTGGTCCGTATTGAAATTCCGCTTATGATCGGGATATCTGTTTTAACCTGGCTCTTTGCCTTTAACGGCGTGCTTTCAGCGGCGGAAGGAGCCGTCTTGTTTGCCTGTCTTATTCTTTATATCTGGTTTCTGATCCGTCAGAGCCGCCGTGAAAAACTATCAGAACAGCCACCGGATGCCGGACAGCAGCTGACGCCGGACTTAGGAGCGTGGGTGCTGAATTCGGGCTTTGTAATTGGCGGACTGGCCCTGCTGGTATTTGGATCCAGGCTGTTTGTGGACTCTGCAACGGATATTGCACGGGCGTTCGGCGTGAGCGAGCTGGTTATCGGACTCACCATTGTAGCGGCGGGCACGTCAATGCCGGAGGTGGTTACATCGATCATAGCCGCTGTAAAAGGGGAGAGGGATATCGCGGTAGGCAATGTGGTTGGCAGCAACATCTTTAACCTGCTCGCGGTGCTGGGGATCAGCGGCGTGGTGGCCGGTGGCGGCATGAGCGTATCGGATTCCGCAATTCTGTTCGACATCCCGGTGATGATCGCGGTGGCGCTTCTTTGTCTGCCGGTATTCTTTTCGGGGAAGCAGATCAGCCGTGCAGAAGGGTGGATTCTTTTGGTGCTCT comes from Rhodohalobacter mucosus and encodes:
- a CDS encoding calcium/sodium antiporter; the encoded protein is MVWILFLAGLLCLIAGAEALVRGSSRIAAILGMQPLVIGLTVVAFGTSSPELAVSIKSSLSGDASIAVGNVVGSNIFNVLFILGISAIIVPLTVSQKLVRIEIPLMIGISVLTWLFAFNGVLSAAEGAVLFACLILYIWFLIRQSRREKLSEQPPDAGQQLTPDLGAWVLNSGFVIGGLALLVFGSRLFVDSATDIARAFGVSELVIGLTIVAAGTSMPEVVTSIIAAVKGERDIAVGNVVGSNIFNLLAVLGISGVVAGGGMSVSDSAILFDIPVMIAVALLCLPVFFSGKQISRAEGWILLVLYTAYTSWLILSSA